One bacterium genomic region harbors:
- a CDS encoding DUF1329 domain-containing protein, with protein MTHPVRSASGFASLFPFSLPKTGVLVTCLFATGLLGLPTYSALAQEAEAGASDAVPGLPFKEGDVIDLENAEKLRGFLPPEFWEHREFFFYEGMALEIGATQRDYTPAAEYMAATKRYQKGSHLGRDGALIGHKGGRPFPTDSIDCTGDPEAGSQIIWNFNKAWNGSGWNTNFFYSYWDRGEQLPLFYKGRSEGVALSQRVEEKYQANGGDVFLKEKRLSAGGVTITEPFDARGIMTLSYRYKASDNPLDEARNDDLWVYIPDLRRVRRISQAQRTDSIQGTDFSMDDLRSFNGIPPQYNWSCLKEDRVLHPINTVGLGFPYSDDYNYGPYGFSYANDRWEIRDAFVIRFEPKNEDHPYSRKDIWIDKQTYMPLYSFAYDRKGELWKIIWHNFRWTEDWRGQTPEQTDPMAPKGLWNPPWDGVKETRALGLNSQIIVNTQTGTGNRIEVFNIKTAPPPTKGKIRRLIDIGRLNKGR; from the coding sequence ATGACACATCCAGTCCGATCTGCGAGCGGTTTTGCGAGTTTGTTTCCCTTCTCCCTCCCGAAGACAGGCGTCCTGGTGACGTGCCTGTTCGCGACGGGTCTCCTGGGCCTGCCGACGTATTCGGCTCTCGCCCAGGAGGCCGAAGCCGGCGCGAGCGACGCTGTCCCCGGTCTGCCCTTCAAGGAAGGCGATGTGATCGACCTGGAGAACGCGGAAAAGCTGCGCGGCTTCCTGCCACCGGAGTTCTGGGAACATCGCGAGTTCTTCTTCTACGAAGGCATGGCGCTGGAGATCGGAGCCACGCAACGCGACTACACACCGGCCGCCGAATACATGGCCGCAACGAAGCGCTACCAGAAGGGTTCGCATCTGGGTCGCGACGGAGCGTTGATCGGACACAAGGGCGGACGACCCTTCCCGACCGATTCGATCGATTGCACGGGCGATCCCGAGGCCGGTAGCCAGATCATCTGGAACTTCAACAAGGCGTGGAACGGCAGCGGCTGGAACACGAACTTCTTCTACAGCTACTGGGATCGCGGCGAACAGCTACCGCTGTTCTACAAGGGCCGCTCCGAGGGCGTGGCGCTGTCGCAACGCGTCGAAGAGAAGTACCAGGCGAACGGGGGCGATGTCTTTCTGAAGGAAAAGCGTCTTTCGGCCGGTGGCGTGACGATCACCGAGCCTTTCGATGCGCGCGGCATCATGACGCTGAGCTATCGCTACAAGGCTTCGGACAATCCGCTCGACGAGGCGCGCAACGACGATCTCTGGGTCTACATCCCGGATCTGCGCCGCGTGCGACGCATCTCACAGGCGCAGCGCACCGATTCCATCCAGGGCACCGACTTCTCGATGGACGATCTGCGCAGCTTCAACGGCATTCCGCCGCAGTACAACTGGAGCTGTCTGAAAGAAGACCGGGTCCTCCATCCGATCAACACAGTGGGCCTGGGCTTTCCCTATAGCGACGACTACAACTACGGACCCTACGGATTCTCGTACGCCAACGACCGCTGGGAAATTCGCGATGCCTTCGTGATCCGCTTCGAGCCCAAGAACGAAGATCATCCCTACAGCCGCAAGGATATCTGGATCGACAAACAGACCTATATGCCGCTGTACAGCTTCGCCTACGATCGCAAGGGCGAACTGTGGAAGATCATCTGGCATAACTTCCGCTGGACCGAGGACTGGCGCGGACAGACGCCCGAGCAGACCGATCCCATGGCGCCGAAGGGGCTCTGGAACCCACCCTGGGACGGCGTGAAGGAAACGCGCGCGCTGGGACTGAATTCACAGATCATCGTGAACACCCAGACGGGAACGGGCAATCGCATCGAGGTGTTCAACATCAAGACCGCGCCGCCGCCAACGAAGGGCAAGATCCGTCGACTGATCGACATCGGCCGCCTGAACAAGGGACGTTAG
- the rsmB gene encoding 16S rRNA (cytosine(967)-C(5))-methyltransferase RsmB: MTATARGIAWHVLERVELDRAYAELVLHAALRETDLSRRDRAFATELSYGSLRMRGRIDWALEQGLDRPLAKVEPEIRNLLRISAYQILFLETIPHAAAVNEAVKLVQDADLGRAAGFTNAVLRGLAQRFDEGKVRYPDFAEDPLAYLQAWGSLPEWLAERWLEQFGAEEAAQLAEACAHAPPRTVRVAAGVDREHVARALRGRESVLAPAAVTDLQIDPVRKPAFDEGEYTIQDEASQLVPLMLGAQPGDTVVDCCAAPGGKSIQLAEQVGPGGEVIAMELHQQRLALIHRAAARMKVSNLRVLQRDAAHGFDLQGRLRFPRILVDAPCSGLGTLRRNPDARWHLRPKDIPKAAANAYSILDSAARYVSPGGVLVYSVCTFTAEETVGVLARFLQAHKKFRVDDPRPFLTPEAGKLVDDTGALVTLPHRDRCDGFYAVRLVHA, translated from the coding sequence GTGACCGCGACCGCCCGCGGTATTGCCTGGCACGTTCTGGAGCGTGTGGAACTGGACCGCGCCTACGCGGAACTGGTGTTGCACGCAGCTCTGCGCGAGACCGATCTCTCGCGCCGCGATCGCGCGTTTGCCACGGAACTGTCCTACGGAAGTCTGCGCATGCGCGGGCGTATCGACTGGGCCCTGGAACAGGGTCTGGACCGGCCGCTGGCGAAGGTGGAGCCGGAGATCCGCAATCTACTGCGCATCTCCGCCTATCAAATCCTGTTTCTCGAAACCATTCCGCACGCCGCCGCCGTCAACGAAGCCGTCAAGCTGGTGCAGGATGCCGACCTGGGTCGCGCAGCGGGCTTCACCAATGCGGTCTTGCGCGGACTGGCGCAGCGCTTCGATGAAGGCAAGGTCCGCTATCCCGACTTCGCTGAGGACCCGCTGGCCTATCTACAGGCCTGGGGTTCGCTGCCCGAATGGCTAGCGGAACGCTGGCTCGAACAGTTCGGCGCCGAAGAAGCCGCGCAACTCGCCGAAGCTTGTGCCCACGCACCCCCGCGCACCGTGCGCGTCGCGGCTGGAGTCGATCGCGAACATGTGGCGCGCGCATTGCGCGGTCGCGAGTCGGTGCTGGCTCCCGCGGCGGTGACCGATCTGCAGATCGACCCGGTGCGCAAACCGGCTTTCGACGAAGGCGAGTACACGATCCAGGACGAAGCCTCGCAACTGGTTCCGCTGATGCTGGGCGCGCAGCCCGGCGATACCGTAGTCGATTGTTGTGCCGCTCCCGGCGGCAAGTCCATACAACTGGCCGAGCAGGTCGGCCCCGGCGGTGAAGTGATCGCGATGGAACTGCACCAGCAGCGCCTGGCGTTGATCCACCGCGCTGCCGCCCGCATGAAGGTCTCGAACCTGCGCGTCCTGCAGCGCGACGCGGCCCACGGTTTCGATCTACAGGGTCGCTTGCGCTTCCCGCGCATCCTCGTGGACGCTCCGTGCTCTGGGTTGGGAACTCTGCGCCGCAATCCCGATGCCCGTTGGCACTTGCGGCCCAAGGACATCCCCAAAGCGGCGGCCAACGCCTATTCCATACTGGATTCCGCCGCGCGTTACGTGAGCCCCGGCGGCGTGCTCGTGTACAGCGTGTGCACGTTCACGGCCGAGGAAACCGTCGGCGTGCTGGCCCGCTTCCTTCAGGCGCACAAGAAGTTCCGCGTCGACGATCCGCGCCCCTTCCTGACACCGGAAGCCGGCAAGCTCGTGGACGACACCGGCGCGCTGGTGACGCTACCGCATCGCGATCGTTGCGACGGCTTCTACGCCGTGCGCCTCGTGCACGCCTGA